The genomic window TCACGTCGGTCTTCAGCAGCCCGGCGCGGTCAAGCTCGCCCAGAATGCCCATGATGCCCCCAGCGCGGTGCACGTCTTCCATGTGCACGTCGTTCTTGGCGGGCGCCACCTTGCACAGCACCGGCACCCGCCGCGAGAGCTGGTCGATGTCCTGCATGGTGAAATCCACCCCGGCCTCGTGCGCGGCGGCCAGCAGGTGCAGCACCGTATTGGTCGAGCCGCCCATCGAGATGTCGAGGGTCATGGCGTTCTCGAAGGCGTCGTAGGTGGCGACACTGCGCGGCAGCACGCTCTCGTCATCGCCCTCGTAGTAGCGCTTGGCGAGGTCCACGATCAGGTGCCCGGCGCGCTTGAACAGGTTCTGGCGGTCGGAGTGGGTCGCCAGCACCGAGCCGTTGCCCGGCAGCGAGAGGCCCAGCGCCTCCGTCAGGCAGTTCATCGAGTTGGCGGTGAACATGCCCGAGCACGAGCCGCAGGTGGGGCAGGCCGAGCGCTCCACCAGTTCGATGTCTTCCTCGCTCACGCTGTCGTCGGCGGCCATCACCATTGCGTCCACCAGGTCCAGCGCGTGCTCGCCGTCACCGAGCTTGACCTTGCCCGCTTCCATCGGCCCGCCCGAGACGAACACGGTGGGGATATTGAGGCGCAGCGCGGCCATCAGCATGCCGGGGGTAATCTTGTCGCAGTTGGAGATGCAAACCATCGCGTCGGCGCAGTGGGCGTTGACCATGTACTCCACGCTGTCGGCGATGATTTCGCGGCTGGGCAGTGAGTAGAGCATCCCGTCGTGGCCCATGGCGATGCCGTCGTCCACGGCGATGGTGTTGAACTCCTTCGCCACGCCGCCCGCCGCCGCGATTTCACCCGCGACGAGTTGCCCGAGGTCCTTGAGGTGCACGTGCCCCGGCACGAACTGGGTGAACGAGTTGACCACCGCGATGATCGGCTTCTGGAAATCGCCGTCGGTCATGCCGGTGGCGCGCCACAGGGCACGGGCGCCGGCCATATTACGGCCCTCGGTGGTGGTTCTGGAACGGTAAGTCGGCATGGGGTATTTTCCGCCCTTCGGGGAAGCGAAATGAGAGGAGTGTCTAAAAGACCCCCGTTTACAGCGGCGGCTGTCTAGCGCTGCGTCTGCTCGTGCACGTAGTCGGTCAGGCGGTGCACCATGTCCTGCGGGGTTTCGGGCAGCAGGCCGTGGCCCACGTTGAAGATGTGACCGGGCCGCCCGTTCGCCTCGTGCAGGATGCGGTCGGTCTGATGCTTGAGTTCGCGCCAGGGCGCTTGCAGCAGCAGCGGGTCGAGGTTGCCCTGAATGCTCTGGCCGGGCTGAATGAGGTCCCAGGCCTTGTCGAGCGGCGTGCGCCAGTCCGCGCCCATCACGTCGCTGCCCAGACTCGCCATATCGGGCATCAGGTGGGTGGCCCCGGTGCCGAAATAGATGACCGGCACGCCGAGTTTCTTGACGCGCTCGATCAGGCCGGCGGTGGCGGGCTTGACGAAGGTCTGATAGTCGTAGACCGACAGCGCGCCCACCCAGGAGTCGAAAATCTGCACGGCGCTCGCTCCGGCTTTGACCTGCTCGGTCAGGTAATCGGCCAGCACCGACTCGAACTTGCCCATCAGCCGCGCCCAGGCGGCGGGCTCGGCGTACATGAAGCGCTTGGTCTTCTCGTAGTTGCGCGAGCCTTTGCCCTCAATCGCGTAGCTTGCGAGGGTAAACGGCGCGCCGACAAACCCGATGAGCGGAATCCCGCGCGAGTTGAGTTCGGGCATCAGCAGGCGGATGCTCTCGGCGGTGTACGGCATCGTCTCGGCGGTGGCAGGCACGCCGAGCACGTCCACGTCTTTAGGCGTATTGATGGGGTTGTGAATGACCGGGCCGACGCCGCCCACGAAGTCCAGACTCAGGCCCATGGTGGGCAGCGGGGTCAGGATGTCGTTGAAAAGAATCGCGGCGTCGAGCGGCATCGCCTTGATGGGTTGCAAGGTGATTTCGGCGGCGAGGTCCGGCGTGCGGATGCACTCCAGCATGGTCTTGCCGGCCCGCAGAGCGCGGTACTCGGGCATGTAACGCCCCGCCTGGCGCATGAACCAGACCGGCGTGTAAGGGGCCTGCTCGCCGCGCGCCGTTTTCAGAAACGCCGAGTCGCGCACGCGGGGGTCGAGTTCGGGCCGGCTGACGCCGGGGCGTCCGGGCACCCGCCCCACCGAGGGGTCGAGGGCGGTGGGCTGGTCGGCGGGCGGCGGCGCCGTGGCCGGTTGTTTTTCCGGCGCCTGTTCACTTTGAGGACGAGTCACCCGCGCAGCTTACGCCGCCGAAAATCCCGAAAAGTCCCGTACTGAACGGTAAGAAAGGGCGGGAGGGCTAACGTCGCAGGCCATTCAGAAAGACCAGGACAACCGGCGTCAGCAAGGCGGCCAGCCCGCTGAACAGCACGAAACTGAGCAGCAGACTGCCGAGGTTGTGAGCCACTTCCGCGTCGGTGTCGAAACTCGGTCCCCAGAGGATTTCCCCACAAAATTTCACTGTAGAGCCACGCCAGAAGAGGCAGGTAAAGGCAGGCAAAGACGTACAGTGCTCGCCTCAACCGCTGGCATCCAGTCACCGACAACCGACGCCACAGCCAGCGCGAAAGCAGATAGAGCAGTGGGGCAGAAGAAAAAGCGCGGCGAAGAAAAGAACGTCGGCCATCAGCCCAGTGTGAGAGCCGCAGGCGTGGGAGCATCCGCCGAAAGTCTGGCCTCACGTCTCGTCAGCAAGCGGGTGAAAAACTGCGACCATGCGTTTATTTGTGCCGCTGCTCGCCCTGGCTTCTCTGTCCGCCGCTTCCGCGCAGGCGCCTGCAAAGTGCGCTCTGGCCGCGCGGGTGGACGCCGCGAGCTACGCCGCCCTGACCATGACCGGGGCGAGTGAAGCCGACCAGGACAATGTCGCCTTTACCTGGGCGCAGTGCCGCGCCGCCGCGCTCAACGCCAATCTCAGCAACAGCCCCCAACTGCGGGCGCGGATAGTGAACCTGCGCGGGCAGTACCGGGAACTGCGGGACATCGAAAGCGAACTGGCGGGCATCCGTGCGGGCGGCGGCACCATGTACGGCCACGCCGTGCCGCGCAACTACGCCGTGCTCGAACCCCGTATCGAAAGCCTCGCCAACCTCGCCCGCAGCAGCGCTGGAGCGGTGAAAAGTGTTCAGTACGAAGGCGCTTTGCGTGACGCCAGAGACATGCAGGCCGCCTACATCAAGACCCTGCGCGCCTACAAGCCGCGGCCTGACGAAACGTATGTCCGGTATGACGCCAAAGACTGGAATGCCCGCGTCAACCGCTACGAAGCCGTCAGCAAAAGCATCATGCGGACGCTTGGCAATCGGGGCGACGCCGCCACTGCGCTGGGCTACAGCATCCTGACCGACTGGGCTTTCGGAGCTGACGAGTAGACCTCCGCACGCCCAGTTCGTCTTATTTAGGCCCCGGAAACAGCGTCAACTGCCCCTCAATCGGCAGCAGCACATAAGGCCCACTCGGCGCGGGCCGTCCGGCTCCCTTCGCCTGATATTTGACCTTCCCAGCCTCGTCGAAAACCACCGTTCCCCACCCCGTCGTTAGCCCCAGCCAGCGGCCTAAAGGCGTAAAATTCGGGATACCTGCGCCCAGCGGCAAAGGAATGGGTTGCAGCTTGCCGCCGCGCAGAACTGCCACGCTGCCCGGAGTGGAGACGAAAATGCTCTCCCCATGCGAGAAAAGCCGCACCTCGCCATCATCCACGTTCGGCAGCCACCCGGCAGGCAGCGGCCAGAGCCTCAGGCCGGCAGCGTCCACCCGGACGAGGCGCGAACCACCGCCGCCCGGCGCATGGACCACCAGCCAGAGCGTGTTTTGATTGTCCAGCAGTGGAGAGCCGGCCCCTGCCTTTTTTCCCTCATCTGACGTTGGGTCATTTGAGCAGGTTCGGCTGGTCGGCCACGCTCCCGGCGAGTGACTCACCCTCTCGGAACAGCTCCCATTTCCCCACCTGCGGCGCGAAGCCCAGCCGCCGGTTGACCGCCAGCATCGGCGCGTTGGCGCTGTGGTTGTTGGTCGCCATCGTGCTCAGGCCCGCCGCCCGCGCCCGGCGAATCGCGTAGAGCTTGAGCGGCAGCGCCAGCCCGCGTCCCCGCGCCTGGGGGGAAACGGCGGTGAGTTCGTTGTAGGCGAGGTCGCGGTACTGCACCATCGCCGTGGTGCCGAGCCACTCGCCGTCCGGGCCGGCGGCCAGCACCAGCCAGTCGGGACGTGGATTCTTGTCCAGATGCAACATCCCGCGCACCTGTTCGCGCTCCCAGCGCGGGTGTCCGGCGAGGTCGGGCGTCTCGATCAGGCGGTCGGCCACGAAGTCCAGATACCGCGTGACCGTCGCCTCGTCTGCCCCCGCCAGGTTGCTGAAGGTGACGCCCTGCGCCTCGGCCCGCACCAGGGCCGGCAGAAAGGGCGTCTCGTCAAAACTGGCGAGGTCCAGCCGCGAGGAGAAACGGTGGGCGTGCAGCGCAAAGCCGCGCCGCTCGGCCCATGTCCGGCTCGGCGGGTCGTCGTCGCGCACGTTGGTCGCCAGCGAGGAGATGCCGAGGGCTTGCGTCTCAGCGAGTGCCGTCTCCCAGAGGGCCGAGCCGTGCCCCCGCCGACGAGCGTCCGGCGAGACGGTGAGGTCGAGTTGCAGAAAATTGGGCGGCAGGAACGGGAAAAAATAAAGGTGCGCGAGGCCCACGACCTGCCCGCCTTCCTCTGCCACCCAACGCCGACTGACCTGCTCGGCGAGGCGTGCCGCGTCCTCGGCCAGCAGCCCCGCTGGCGTGGCGGTGCGGTTCCAAACAGCGTTGTTCAGGACTGCCCACGCGGGCGCATCGGCGGGCACGAAGGGGCGCACAGGCATGGGCCGAGCATCCCACAAAAAAAGGCTGGAGCGATGGCCCCAGCCTCTTCAGTTCAGGCGGCGTTTACTGAACGGTGACCCGGAAATCCTCGGCGGGAATCAGGGTGCCCGCGCCCCGGAACACGGCGCGGATGGTGTACTCGCTGCGGGAACCGGCTGCCTGGCGCCGTTTTTGCCTTCCCAGCGGATTTTCTGCACTTCGCGTTGCTCGCCGGGGGCCACGTCGGTCACGACGAGTTGCAGCGTGCAGATGGTGTTGGTGGGGTCGGGCCGCACGATCTCGCCACTGGCACTGAAGACTTCGAAACGCACGTCACAGGCGCCGTGTTCGAGGTGAATCGTGCTGCTCCCGGTGTTGCCGAGCACGAAGCTCCAGGTGTTCGCCTCGCCCGCCCGCACCGTGCGCGGGCCGCTGAGCTGCGCGGTGTGGGCCTGCGCGAGCGGGGCGCCATTGGTCGGCAACGAGCTGTTCTGATTGCTTGAGTTCTGGGTGCCCGTGCCCGGAGCGGCAGGCGTCTGGGTCACGGTGCCGCTGGTCGTCCCGCCAGCGAGCGGCACTCCGTCGAAGGCGAGCACGCCGGTCGGCAGGCCCGCTGCGGCCACCTGGGCAATGGCCTGTTGCCGGGCCGCGTCGTTGGCGACGGTGAGGTTGAGGTAGCCCCGGTCGTCGAAGCCCACGCCGCGCAGCTCCACGCCCTTCAGCGCCCCGAGCGCGTCGAGCATCTGCCGGAAGGTGTAGCCCGAGGCGTAGCTCGGCGCGGTGGTGGACTGCGGCGTGGTCGTGGTGGTCGTCACGCTCTGAGCGGCGGTCTGGGCCTGAGCGGCGCCCGCCAAGAGGGCCAGGGTCAACAGAAAGTTTTTCATGCTTCCACCTTGCCCCCTGCGGTCTGACTATGGGTGAGGAGCCGTTAGGAAAACCGGGAAAAGCGGGCCGCCGGGGTCACTCCGCCGCTGACAGCCCGGCCAGCCACGCCTGCGCCTCCGCCGCGCCCTGCACCTGCGCGCCGCGCTCCGGGGGAAACCAGGCGAGCAGGGCTTCCAGGCCAGCCTTCAGCTCGCCGAAAATGACCTTGTGGTCGCCGTCGGCCAGCCAGAGCAGGCCACTGGGGGCAAGGTCGGTTTCGGTGCCCACCGCGAGCGGCTCACCGAGCCACACCGCGTCCACTTCGGCGTCGTCGGCGGGGTTGAGGGTGCCGGGCAGGCAGCCGTAGTTGACCGGCGCGGGCAGCGGCTCGGTGCGGTAGGGCTGCACCGCGTCGCCGCGCCAGATGAAGCGTTCGCGTTCGCCCGCGCGCCATTCCACCACGCCGCGCCAGGGTGTTGCCGGCCCACTCATGGCTTGACCTCGTACAGTTCCACCTGCCGCAGCACCGTGCCGCCGAAACTCAGGACGGCGCGGTAGGCGCCCGGCGCCGGGGCCGGCAGCGTCAGCTCGGCGGTGCGTTTGGCGGCGTCTAGAAAGACACTGTCGGTGCCGAGGTCACGCGAACCGTCGAACCAGTGGACGGTGAGGTAGCCGGGTTCCAGCCGCCCGTCGAGGGTGACGCTCAGGCGCAGCTCCTCGCCCGCGCGTTTCAGCTCGGCCTGGGTGATGCGGGTGGGCAGCGTGACCGAGGTCGCTGGCGGAATCAGCGGCACGAAGTTGAAGCGGCAGCCGCCGAGCAGGGGAGAGGCGAGGGCCAGGGCGAGGAGAACGGGGCGCTTCATGTCTGCTCAGTATGGCGGCGCGGGGCTGAGAAGGACCTGATGCCAACGGGAGCTGTCGTCAGACCCGCGTGAGCCGCCCACCCGCTATCCTGCGCCCCGCCATGTCCGAGCCCGTCTCTGCCGTTCCCCTGTCTGCTCCCGTCACCCCCGAGTGGGTCGCCGACGCCGTCTTCTACCAGATTTTCCCCGACCGCTTCGCCCGCTCGGGCCGCGTGACCGGCCTGCACCTTCAGCCCTGGGGCAGCGCGCCGACCATTCACGGCTACATGGGCGGCGACCTGTGGGGCGTGGCCGAGCGGCTGGGCGACCTTGCCGGCCTCGGCGTGAATGCGCTGTATTTCTGCCCGGTGTTTCAGTCGGCCTCCAACCACCGCTACCACACCCACGACTATTTTCAGGTGGACCCCATGCTCGGCGGCAACGCGGCGCTGCGGCACCTGCTCGATGAGGCGCACGCGCGCGGCATCCGGGTGGTGCTCGACGGGGTGTTCAACCATGCCAGCCGGGGCTTTTTTCAGTTCAACGACCTGCTCGAACACGGTGAGGCGAGTGCGTACCGCGACTGGTTTCATGTGACCGGCTGGCCGCTGAGCGCC from Deinococcus radiodurans R1 = ATCC 13939 = DSM 20539 includes these protein-coding regions:
- the ilvD gene encoding dihydroxy-acid dehydratase, which gives rise to MPTYRSRTTTEGRNMAGARALWRATGMTDGDFQKPIIAVVNSFTQFVPGHVHLKDLGQLVAGEIAAAGGVAKEFNTIAVDDGIAMGHDGMLYSLPSREIIADSVEYMVNAHCADAMVCISNCDKITPGMLMAALRLNIPTVFVSGGPMEAGKVKLGDGEHALDLVDAMVMAADDSVSEEDIELVERSACPTCGSCSGMFTANSMNCLTEALGLSLPGNGSVLATHSDRQNLFKRAGHLIVDLAKRYYEGDDESVLPRSVATYDAFENAMTLDISMGGSTNTVLHLLAAAHEAGVDFTMQDIDQLSRRVPVLCKVAPAKNDVHMEDVHRAGGIMGILGELDRAGLLKTDVSTVHAPSMSAALNEWDVVRNENHHEFYRAAPGGIPTVFAFSQSRRYRELDTDREAGVIRSAEHAFSQDGGLAVLYGNLAEDGCIVKTAGVDESILKFSGPARVFESQDASVDAILSGEVKEGEVVLIRYEGPRGGPGMQEMLYPTSYLKSKGLGKACALVTDGRFSGGSSGLSIGHVSPEAAEGGTIGLVETGDLIEIDIPNRTIHLAVPDAELAARRQKREEEGWHPAEPRPRKITAALRAYASMTTSASRGAVRNI
- the hemE gene encoding uroporphyrinogen decarboxylase; translated protein: MTRPQSEQAPEKQPATAPPPADQPTALDPSVGRVPGRPGVSRPELDPRVRDSAFLKTARGEQAPYTPVWFMRQAGRYMPEYRALRAGKTMLECIRTPDLAAEITLQPIKAMPLDAAILFNDILTPLPTMGLSLDFVGGVGPVIHNPINTPKDVDVLGVPATAETMPYTAESIRLLMPELNSRGIPLIGFVGAPFTLASYAIEGKGSRNYEKTKRFMYAEPAAWARLMGKFESVLADYLTEQVKAGASAVQIFDSWVGALSVYDYQTFVKPATAGLIERVKKLGVPVIYFGTGATHLMPDMASLGSDVMGADWRTPLDKAWDLIQPGQSIQGNLDPLLLQAPWRELKHQTDRILHEANGRPGHIFNVGHGLLPETPQDMVHRLTDYVHEQTQR
- a CDS encoding GNAT family N-acetyltransferase, translating into MPVRPFVPADAPAWAVLNNAVWNRTATPAGLLAEDAARLAEQVSRRWVAEEGGQVVGLAHLYFFPFLPPNFLQLDLTVSPDARRRGHGSALWETALAETQALGISSLATNVRDDDPPSRTWAERRGFALHAHRFSSRLDLASFDETPFLPALVRAEAQGVTFSNLAGADEATVTRYLDFVADRLIETPDLAGHPRWEREQVRGMLHLDKNPRPDWLVLAAGPDGEWLGTTAMVQYRDLAYNELTAVSPQARGRGLALPLKLYAIRRARAAGLSTMATNNHSANAPMLAVNRRLGFAPQVGKWELFREGESLAGSVADQPNLLK
- a CDS encoding inorganic diphosphatase, which translates into the protein MSGPATPWRGVVEWRAGERERFIWRGDAVQPYRTEPLPAPVNYGCLPGTLNPADDAEVDAVWLGEPLAVGTETDLAPSGLLWLADGDHKVIFGELKAGLEALLAWFPPERGAQVQGAAEAQAWLAGLSAAE